Proteins from one Chitinophaga oryzae genomic window:
- a CDS encoding helix-turn-helix domain-containing protein: MKPRMKAYTPHPALQDVVSSITIYEADFARSPGLSNMYRFVPTYQRYIMFYIKDPIKVLRVYSNDFQTKSVSLTVGPLERAVTLDLGQHHLALGVAFKPGGLFRLLNIPMTEMHEQDFDTSMLLGNEIKEVNEQLQENTHDWDLMLRIVQTYLLKKLSRLKPILPVDLVMNELVTKAGNATIETLAADACVSVRQFERKVVERTGMSPKRYARLIRFCKAYHLKELHPEATWTRIAHMSGYYDQMHFIRDFKEFAGITPSFINETELINTVRLHRMMTR, encoded by the coding sequence ATGAAACCACGTATGAAAGCCTATACGCCGCACCCCGCGCTGCAGGACGTTGTCAGCAGTATTACTATCTATGAGGCCGACTTTGCCCGGTCGCCGGGGCTTTCCAATATGTACCGTTTTGTGCCTACCTATCAGCGGTATATCATGTTCTACATAAAAGATCCTATCAAGGTGCTGAGGGTGTACAGCAATGATTTCCAGACCAAGTCCGTATCGCTGACGGTCGGACCTTTGGAGCGCGCTGTCACGTTGGACCTGGGACAGCATCACCTCGCGCTGGGCGTGGCTTTTAAGCCGGGGGGACTGTTTCGCCTGCTCAATATCCCGATGACGGAAATGCATGAACAGGATTTTGATACCAGCATGCTGCTGGGCAATGAAATAAAGGAAGTCAATGAGCAGCTGCAGGAGAATACGCACGACTGGGACCTGATGCTCCGGATCGTACAGACCTACCTGCTTAAAAAACTGTCCCGCCTGAAACCTATCCTGCCGGTAGACCTGGTCATGAATGAGCTGGTCACGAAGGCAGGTAATGCCACCATTGAAACGCTGGCTGCTGATGCCTGTGTGAGCGTGCGGCAGTTTGAACGGAAAGTAGTGGAGCGCACCGGTATGTCCCCTAAGCGGTATGCCCGGCTGATCCGCTTTTGTAAAGCCTACCACCTGAAAGAGTTGCATCCTGAAGCTACCTGGACGCGTATCGCGCATATGAGCGGCTACTACGATCAGATGCATTTCATCCGTGACTTTAAGGAATTTGCAGGCATTACCCCTTCTTTTATCAATGAAACGGAACTCATCAACACCGTGCGCCTTCACCGGATGATGACGCGATAA
- a CDS encoding sugar phosphate isomerase/epimerase family protein, with translation MSSRRNFLLQATVGLAATGLSPLLSTAARPAVAPPAKDRLSVGVAGYTFAQFRLDQAIAMMQRANIRHISVKDIHLPLQSSPEQIATVLSQFRNADINVYAVGVIYMKTRQAVEEAFAYAKKAGVPLIVGVPTPELLDYTEQQVKQHNIRLAIHNHGPEDALYPGPRNAWEHIKNRDGRMGLCIDIGHATRAGEDPAKAVLAYKERVFDLHLKDVTAASKEGKPTEIGRGVIDFASLVRALDKVRYKGICSIEYEKDMKDPLPGIAESAGYFKGVVNTVKP, from the coding sequence ATGTCTTCGAGAAGAAACTTCCTGCTGCAGGCCACCGTGGGACTGGCAGCTACCGGCCTCTCCCCTTTGCTGTCCACCGCGGCGCGCCCCGCCGTGGCGCCGCCGGCGAAAGACCGCCTGTCCGTTGGCGTTGCAGGGTACACCTTCGCACAGTTCAGGCTGGACCAGGCCATTGCGATGATGCAGCGGGCCAACATCCGTCATATCTCCGTAAAAGATATCCATCTGCCGCTGCAGAGCAGCCCGGAACAGATAGCAACGGTGCTCTCACAGTTCCGCAACGCGGACATCAACGTATACGCCGTAGGTGTTATTTATATGAAAACCCGGCAGGCGGTGGAAGAAGCTTTTGCCTATGCCAAAAAAGCGGGAGTGCCCCTGATCGTAGGCGTACCAACGCCGGAACTGCTGGACTATACCGAACAACAGGTGAAACAACACAACATACGCCTCGCTATTCATAACCATGGCCCGGAAGACGCCTTGTACCCCGGTCCGCGCAACGCATGGGAACATATCAAAAACCGGGACGGCCGCATGGGATTGTGCATCGATATCGGTCACGCCACCCGCGCCGGCGAAGATCCGGCCAAAGCAGTGCTGGCCTATAAGGAAAGGGTGTTTGACCTGCACCTGAAAGACGTTACCGCCGCCTCCAAAGAAGGGAAACCCACCGAAATAGGCAGAGGTGTCATCGACTTCGCCAGCCTGGTGCGGGCACTGGACAAAGTACGCTACAAAGGAATCTGCAGCATTGAATATGAGAAAGATATGAAGGATCCCCTGCCCGGCATCGCCGAATCGGCCGGGTATTTCAAAGGCGTGGTGAATACCGTAAAACCGTAA
- a CDS encoding universal stress protein, with protein MKSILILTDFSDAAFRAAEYATSLAPALGVERMILYHAYRTMVQGSDVPVPAPQVENLVYVENMEKLASLQDQLRLMTDADTKYELLAEDAFLPDQLNKLCQERDVALVVMGVAGKTGLQQLLMGSNTSQVLKVSEYPVLVVPKEAVVGKGISSVVFSTDLQNISKASLEQLYRFLDLFRPEVHVVNVEPPAADKYTDDTKKQITALHEVLERYTPAFHYMTGTHIADSVLEFAREHHVSLIVTVPKKHSFISSIFHKSISRELAYNSPVPLLSIPALPE; from the coding sequence ATGAAATCGATACTTATTCTGACCGATTTTTCCGATGCCGCCTTCCGGGCGGCAGAATACGCTACCAGCCTCGCGCCGGCGCTGGGCGTAGAGCGGATGATCCTTTATCATGCCTATCGCACCATGGTGCAGGGCTCAGACGTGCCGGTACCTGCACCGCAGGTGGAAAATCTGGTATATGTCGAAAATATGGAAAAGCTGGCTTCCCTGCAGGACCAGCTGCGGTTAATGACCGACGCCGACACCAAATACGAACTGCTGGCAGAAGACGCTTTCCTGCCCGATCAGCTGAACAAACTCTGCCAGGAAAGGGACGTAGCGCTGGTGGTTATGGGCGTAGCGGGGAAGACAGGGTTGCAACAGCTTTTAATGGGCAGCAATACCTCCCAGGTGCTGAAAGTAAGCGAATACCCGGTGCTGGTAGTGCCCAAAGAAGCAGTGGTAGGGAAGGGGATCAGCAGCGTGGTCTTCTCCACCGACCTGCAGAACATATCCAAAGCGTCTTTGGAGCAGTTGTACCGCTTCCTCGACCTGTTCCGTCCCGAAGTGCATGTGGTCAACGTGGAACCGCCGGCGGCAGACAAATACACCGACGATACCAAAAAACAGATCACAGCCCTGCACGAGGTACTGGAGCGCTACACGCCGGCTTTCCATTATATGACCGGCACCCATATTGCCGACAGCGTACTGGAATTTGCCCGGGAACACCACGTGTCCCTGATCGTGACCGTGCCCAAGAAGCACTCCTTTATCTCTTCCATCTTCCACAAAAGCATTTCCAGGGAACTGGCCTATAATTCCCCGGTGCCTTTGCTTTCGATACCGGCGCTGCCGGAATGA
- a CDS encoding dodecin family protein, with protein MAIVKVIEVIASSEKGFEDAVQNAVQEVSKTIHNVDSVFVKDFKVHVKDGKITTYGAICKVSFRLDENR; from the coding sequence ATGGCTATCGTTAAAGTGATTGAGGTGATTGCTTCCTCAGAAAAAGGTTTTGAAGACGCTGTACAGAATGCAGTGCAGGAAGTCAGCAAAACCATCCACAACGTAGATTCTGTATTTGTAAAGGATTTTAAGGTGCATGTAAAGGATGGCAAAATCACCACCTACGGGGCCATCTGTAAAGTGTCCTTCAGGCTTGATGAAAATCGTTGA
- a CDS encoding HAD family hydrolase: MSIIHHNQLMNKYQHYSFDLWLTLIRSNPSFKRERTKFFFDHFNRRQKTLEEVERIFRRIDVMTNAINEKTGGNIDTDTLHLMVISEMNDHQYDFETVDLQALYNEMEALVLQYQPTVYCSATAGVLRALHGRQDCTLSLLSNTAFIKGRTLRKVLQELELDQYLHFQLYSDETGVSKPNPEMFRLMLGSIANTRNGEVVMPQQIIHIGDNVKADIKGASEAGIHSLLVNSNNQCISSLLN, from the coding sequence ATGAGCATTATACACCATAACCAACTGATGAATAAATACCAGCATTACTCCTTTGACCTCTGGTTAACCTTGATCAGATCTAATCCTTCCTTTAAACGGGAGCGGACAAAATTCTTTTTTGATCATTTTAACCGACGGCAAAAAACGCTCGAAGAAGTGGAACGTATCTTCCGCCGGATAGACGTGATGACCAACGCCATCAACGAAAAAACAGGCGGCAATATCGATACGGACACCCTGCACCTGATGGTCATCAGCGAAATGAACGACCATCAGTACGACTTTGAGACGGTAGACCTGCAGGCTTTGTACAACGAAATGGAAGCGCTGGTACTGCAATACCAGCCTACCGTATATTGCTCTGCCACCGCAGGCGTACTGCGTGCGTTGCACGGGCGGCAGGACTGTACCCTTAGCCTCCTGAGCAACACCGCCTTCATCAAAGGACGCACCCTACGGAAAGTATTACAGGAACTGGAACTGGACCAATACCTGCATTTTCAGCTGTATTCAGATGAAACCGGCGTGTCCAAACCCAACCCTGAAATGTTCCGGCTCATGCTCGGCTCTATTGCCAATACCAGGAACGGGGAGGTAGTGATGCCCCAACAGATCATACACATAGGCGATAATGTAAAGGCAGATATCAAAGGCGCCAGCGAGGCCGGCATTCATTCGTTACTGGTCAATTCCAACAATCAATGTATTTCAAGCCTGCTTAACTGA
- a CDS encoding phosphoribosyltransferase family protein produces MTTTYSLHKITDTSQFGFCPDDYSRFKFGDDLVAEKFGVGLADGFIEHHLKGRAVPQLVVVSSPYAFIPTATFSMKNHFVFRLNRWLAANGHPIVQETKVHRTITYKEDYGELDAEQRMKLIGNDSFHIDREFLAGKTVVFLDDIRITGGHERMILKMVNAYGLANELYLLYYAELQNTGIHPNIENHLNYHFVKSIFHLEKIIREERFAINTRIVKYILNYDFDSFCIFLQNQSDQFINILYDMAIGNGYHTIEAYQQNLQYIKNYIFHRKHKSIQHGN; encoded by the coding sequence ATGACGACGACTTACTCCCTGCATAAAATCACAGATACCAGCCAGTTCGGTTTTTGCCCGGATGACTACAGCCGTTTTAAATTTGGTGACGACCTTGTCGCAGAAAAGTTCGGCGTCGGTTTGGCTGACGGGTTTATTGAGCACCACCTCAAAGGCCGCGCCGTGCCGCAGCTGGTGGTGGTATCCAGCCCGTATGCGTTCATCCCCACCGCCACCTTCTCCATGAAGAACCACTTCGTGTTCCGGCTCAACCGGTGGCTGGCGGCCAACGGGCATCCGATCGTCCAGGAAACGAAAGTGCATCGTACCATCACCTATAAGGAAGATTACGGGGAACTGGACGCCGAACAGCGGATGAAACTGATCGGCAACGATTCGTTTCATATTGACCGGGAATTTCTCGCCGGCAAAACCGTCGTGTTCCTGGACGATATCCGCATCACCGGCGGCCACGAACGCATGATCCTTAAAATGGTGAACGCCTACGGCCTCGCCAACGAGCTATACCTGCTGTATTATGCGGAACTGCAGAATACCGGTATCCATCCCAACATTGAGAACCACCTCAATTATCATTTTGTCAAATCGATTTTCCACCTCGAGAAAATCATCCGGGAGGAACGGTTCGCCATCAATACCCGCATTGTAAAATATATTCTGAACTACGATTTCGATTCATTTTGTATTTTCCTGCAAAATCAGTCAGACCAGTTCATTAATATTTTGTATGATATGGCCATCGGCAACGGTTATCACACCATCGAGGCATATCAGCAAAATCTTCAGTATATTAAAAACTATATTTTTCATAGAAAACATAAAAGCATACAACATGGCAATTAA
- a CDS encoding TerD family protein codes for MAINLQKGQRQTINAPKFTIGLGWDVNSSSTGTSFDLDASIFVMGDNKKILSDQHFVFYNNLVSPDGSVEHTGDNLTGEGGGDDEQIKIDLSKAAANVTEICVVVTIHEAEARRQNFGQVRNSYVRIFDPVTNEVILKYELEEDFSIETAVEFGRIYKRGDEWKFEAVGVGMKGGLQDYLNKYN; via the coding sequence ATGGCAATTAATTTGCAAAAAGGACAACGGCAGACGATCAATGCACCCAAATTCACTATCGGCTTAGGCTGGGATGTAAATTCCTCCTCTACCGGCACCAGCTTCGACCTCGATGCTTCCATCTTTGTGATGGGTGACAACAAAAAAATCCTGTCCGATCAGCACTTTGTGTTTTATAACAACCTGGTTTCTCCCGATGGCAGCGTGGAACACACTGGCGACAACCTTACCGGCGAAGGCGGCGGCGATGACGAACAGATCAAAATCGACCTCTCCAAAGCAGCAGCCAACGTCACTGAAATCTGCGTGGTAGTAACCATTCACGAAGCTGAAGCCAGAAGACAGAACTTCGGCCAGGTGAGAAATTCCTACGTACGTATATTCGACCCTGTTACCAACGAAGTGATCCTGAAATATGAACTGGAAGAAGACTTCTCCATCGAAACCGCTGTGGAATTCGGCCGCATCTACAAACGTGGCGACGAATGGAAATTTGAAGCCGTAGGCGTAGGCATGAAAGGCGGTCTGCAGGATTATCTGAACAAATACAACTAA
- a CDS encoding TerD family protein, with protein MAINLQKGQRISLEKSNGSKLQNICVGINWGAIEKKGLFGMSKTKEAVDLDGSCALFTEQKQLQEVVYFGNLRSQDGSIRHSGDDLTGDLNGNDGLDNEVITVDLSRLNPSINYVAFVLNSFRGHDFGTIPFASIRIYEGTPSRVNEVFATYDIAGSTSFAGHTSMVMGVFYKKNGEWKFNAIGEPTRDKKLQETVDTVSRQYL; from the coding sequence ATGGCAATCAATCTTCAAAAAGGCCAACGCATCAGCCTCGAGAAAAGCAACGGTAGCAAACTCCAAAATATCTGTGTAGGCATCAACTGGGGTGCTATCGAAAAAAAAGGCCTCTTTGGCATGTCCAAAACCAAGGAAGCGGTAGACCTGGACGGCAGCTGCGCCCTGTTCACCGAGCAGAAACAACTGCAGGAAGTGGTTTACTTCGGTAACCTGCGCTCCCAGGACGGCTCCATCCGCCACAGCGGCGATGACCTGACCGGCGACCTGAACGGCAACGACGGCCTCGACAACGAAGTGATCACCGTAGACCTGTCCCGCCTGAACCCAAGCATCAACTACGTAGCTTTTGTGCTCAACAGCTTCCGCGGCCACGACTTCGGCACCATTCCCTTCGCCTCCATCCGCATCTATGAAGGCACCCCTTCCCGTGTGAATGAAGTATTTGCCACCTACGATATCGCCGGCAGCACCAGCTTCGCCGGACATACCTCCATGGTAATGGGCGTTTTCTATAAGAAAAACGGCGAGTGGAAGTTCAACGCCATCGGAGAACCTACCCGGGACAAGAAATTACAGGAAACCGTGGACACCGTGTCCAGGCAATACCTGTAG
- a CDS encoding toxic anion resistance protein: protein MESNPNVTDQALPVVRLDKDGNADLARITPEETQKYNELNKSLVTSDVNSILNYGAEVQSSMERYSNEFLTSVRTYNSGEVGGLINELLSELNYIDVDELNQGGFKSFLSKVPFLKKLVMDAQKLFQKYDTVVANIDKITNKIKAGRINSLKDNSSLQTMFDSNVNYIKQMEDLIISGQLKYNELTQKLAEMEANAGNYNDYEIADLRDFVGRLDKRLADMKIVRFIMLQSLAQIRLVQNNNTSIAEKAQSIISTTIPVWKNQLTIAVALQRQKANVEMQRKISDTTNTILQKNADLLKQNSIDVARENEKTVVSVETLKRTTQSLIETLHEVKRIHEQGAESRKVLNGELQNLETELKKNVTNVR from the coding sequence ATGGAATCTAATCCGAATGTTACTGATCAGGCGCTTCCCGTGGTAAGACTGGACAAGGACGGCAATGCCGACCTCGCCCGTATTACCCCCGAAGAAACGCAGAAATATAATGAGCTCAATAAGTCGCTGGTCACCTCCGACGTGAACTCTATCCTGAACTACGGCGCTGAAGTACAAAGCTCTATGGAGCGCTACAGCAACGAGTTCCTGACCTCTGTGCGCACCTACAACTCCGGAGAAGTAGGTGGCCTGATCAATGAACTGCTCAGCGAACTGAACTACATCGACGTGGATGAGCTGAACCAGGGCGGCTTCAAAAGCTTTCTCTCCAAAGTCCCGTTCCTGAAAAAGCTCGTCATGGATGCGCAGAAACTCTTCCAGAAGTATGATACCGTAGTCGCCAATATCGACAAGATCACCAACAAGATCAAAGCGGGCCGTATCAATTCCCTGAAAGACAACAGCTCCCTGCAAACCATGTTCGACAGCAATGTCAACTACATTAAACAGATGGAAGACCTGATCATCTCCGGTCAACTGAAGTACAATGAGCTGACACAGAAACTGGCCGAAATGGAAGCCAACGCCGGCAACTATAACGACTACGAAATTGCGGACCTCCGGGATTTTGTGGGCCGCCTGGATAAAAGGCTGGCAGACATGAAGATCGTACGCTTCATCATGCTGCAGTCCCTCGCGCAGATCAGACTGGTGCAGAACAACAACACCTCTATCGCAGAAAAAGCACAGTCTATCATCTCCACCACCATCCCCGTCTGGAAAAACCAGCTCACCATCGCGGTGGCGCTGCAACGCCAGAAGGCCAACGTGGAAATGCAACGCAAAATTTCCGATACCACCAATACCATCCTGCAGAAAAATGCAGACCTGCTCAAACAGAACAGTATCGATGTGGCACGGGAAAACGAAAAGACCGTGGTGTCTGTCGAAACACTGAAACGCACCACCCAGTCGCTGATCGAAACGTTGCATGAAGTGAAGAGAATCCATGAACAGGGCGCCGAAAGCCGTAAAGTGCTCAACGGTGAACTGCAGAACCTGGAAACAGAGCTGAAGAAAAATGTAACTAACGTGCGCTAA
- a CDS encoding TerC family protein, whose protein sequence is MNFAELFQQILDNPIPSLIVVGNLIIIESLLSVDNAAVLATMVMDLPEKQRDRALKYGIFGAYLFRGLAMLFASFLIQFWWLKALGGLYLLYLVFAWVRDKRAKAKAAEAEEEESIDKEKNWLYKMTVGAIGPFWATVALVELMDMAFSIDNIFAAVAFTDNILLVCLGVFIGILAMRFVAQAFVKLMTRFTFLETAAYIVIAILGLKLSLSLWEHYNTESPITKFLESHIADVWTSILTVSVFVVPIVTSALFNVPKRGAAAQLEGKKA, encoded by the coding sequence ATGAATTTTGCAGAACTGTTCCAACAAATTCTTGACAATCCCATCCCATCCCTGATCGTAGTGGGGAACCTGATTATCATCGAAAGTTTGCTTTCCGTTGATAATGCGGCGGTACTGGCCACCATGGTAATGGACCTGCCCGAAAAACAACGTGACCGCGCCCTGAAGTATGGTATCTTTGGCGCTTATTTGTTCCGTGGTCTTGCGATGCTGTTTGCCTCCTTCCTGATCCAGTTCTGGTGGCTGAAAGCACTTGGCGGCCTGTACCTGCTTTACCTGGTATTTGCCTGGGTGAGGGACAAACGTGCTAAAGCCAAAGCGGCGGAAGCAGAGGAAGAAGAATCCATCGACAAGGAAAAAAACTGGCTGTACAAAATGACCGTAGGCGCTATCGGTCCCTTCTGGGCCACTGTGGCGCTGGTAGAGCTGATGGACATGGCCTTCTCTATTGATAACATCTTCGCGGCGGTAGCTTTTACGGACAACATCCTGCTGGTATGCCTCGGCGTGTTTATCGGTATCCTCGCCATGCGTTTTGTAGCGCAGGCTTTCGTAAAACTGATGACGAGATTTACCTTCCTGGAAACAGCTGCCTATATCGTGATCGCCATCCTGGGCCTGAAACTGTCCCTGTCCCTGTGGGAACACTATAACACAGAGTCTCCCATTACCAAATTCCTGGAGAGCCATATCGCGGACGTATGGACTTCCATTCTGACGGTGAGCGTGTTTGTAGTGCCCATCGTTACTTCTGCGCTGTTCAACGTGCCTAAAAGAGGCGCTGCTGCCCAGTTGGAAGGCAAGAAAGCATAA
- a CDS encoding helix-hairpin-helix domain-containing protein yields MNTKTVHSVINTGKSYQYIDNGEPMRGGMKDVYFSPDKSYVVAFYRDEQDFSSRERLRKIVTEYYNSFFNREGGHYYKDLYCWPTDMVELDKKVGLVVPCYNQNFFFKKGYATNDLIKGKEKEGKWFASPKFRNKQFALRLDEAELGNWLSYFQICVNIARGVKRLHAAGLAHSDLSYKNVLVDPVSKSAAIIDIDGLVVPGLFPPDVIGTADFIAPEVLATKHLDVKDPNRKLPNRLTDLHALAVMIYMYLLYRHPLKGGKVHDLDTEKDDLLSMGEKALFIEHPQDTSNRPKLNQLNPKELPWADITKLPYTITGPYLKELFDQAFITGLHQPNNRPPAEMWEQALLKTTDLMQPCSNAACEQKWYVFDNTISPKCPFCGTPHKGTLPVLDLYYEFKPTVWKPENHRLMVYHNQYLFQWHANRNIIRNERLTPEQKVPVGYFTFHQDKWVLVNQKLTSLKDLTEDKEIPPVPWWN; encoded by the coding sequence ATGAACACTAAAACTGTCCATTCCGTCATTAACACAGGCAAGTCGTATCAGTATATCGATAACGGCGAACCGATGCGTGGCGGGATGAAAGACGTGTATTTCAGCCCCGATAAATCTTATGTGGTGGCGTTCTACCGGGATGAACAGGATTTTAGCTCCCGCGAACGCCTGCGCAAAATTGTGACCGAATACTATAACAGCTTCTTTAACCGCGAAGGCGGCCACTACTACAAAGACCTGTACTGCTGGCCTACCGATATGGTGGAACTGGATAAAAAAGTAGGGCTCGTCGTGCCCTGTTATAATCAAAACTTCTTTTTCAAAAAAGGATACGCCACCAACGACCTGATCAAAGGCAAGGAAAAAGAAGGCAAATGGTTTGCCTCGCCCAAATTCAGGAACAAACAGTTCGCCCTGCGGCTCGATGAAGCGGAACTGGGCAACTGGCTCAGCTATTTCCAGATCTGCGTCAACATCGCCCGCGGCGTCAAACGCCTGCACGCGGCAGGTCTGGCCCATTCCGACCTGTCTTACAAAAACGTGCTGGTAGACCCGGTCAGCAAATCGGCCGCCATCATCGATATAGACGGCCTCGTGGTGCCCGGCCTTTTCCCGCCCGACGTCATCGGTACCGCCGATTTTATTGCGCCGGAAGTACTGGCCACCAAACATCTCGACGTTAAAGACCCGAACCGCAAGCTGCCCAACCGGTTGACCGACCTGCACGCACTGGCGGTGATGATCTATATGTACCTGCTGTACCGCCATCCCCTGAAAGGAGGCAAAGTACATGACCTGGACACGGAGAAAGACGACCTGCTGTCCATGGGCGAAAAAGCCCTGTTCATCGAACATCCGCAGGATACGTCCAACAGGCCCAAACTGAACCAGCTCAACCCGAAGGAACTGCCCTGGGCCGATATCACCAAACTGCCATACACCATCACCGGCCCTTACCTGAAAGAGCTGTTCGACCAGGCTTTCATTACCGGCCTGCATCAGCCCAACAACCGGCCGCCGGCAGAAATGTGGGAACAGGCGCTGCTGAAAACCACCGACCTGATGCAGCCCTGCAGCAACGCAGCCTGCGAACAGAAATGGTATGTATTTGATAATACCATCTCCCCGAAATGCCCGTTCTGCGGTACGCCGCATAAAGGCACGCTGCCGGTGCTGGACCTGTATTATGAATTTAAACCGACCGTCTGGAAACCGGAAAATCACCGGTTAATGGTCTATCATAACCAATACCTGTTTCAATGGCATGCCAACCGGAACATCATCCGCAATGAACGGCTGACCCCCGAACAGAAAGTGCCCGTAGGCTATTTTACCTTCCACCAGGACAAATGGGTGCTGGTCAACCAGAAACTGACCTCCCTTAAAGACCTGACGGAAGACAAAGAGATACCCCCGGTACCATGGTGGAACTGA
- a CDS encoding PP2C family serine/threonine-protein phosphatase, translated as MSKKYIRELFAAKNITIAGSKQHLFDAFVDDEQHQQIARQILENQQRLMDIWQYKNRLADIQQQPVTIPNATVGKPYQATLDFRQLNWSDVTWTAIEGLEEYGLQYDPATGGIQGVPVKSGDIRLKLQFRLAGGDTSAAAHEKVLPLVINPDPRSLWKSIPSDMAGPFWKADDVAEFAPLGDRFVTVASKRGRSHANVGSFRDDDYAFRHLEPSGWSVLAVSDGAGSARLSREGSRLACTGIIDYFEQFFKTAPTADIDALFGEHAAGTGTDTQKKINRLVYDTLGKAAFAVHKKLEEFAAAQQVSIKDLHSTLIFVLLKKYAFGYVIMSFGVGDCPIGLLNKDCSAVTLMNRLDVGEFGGGTRFITMPEIFTSDKFPTRFGFKLVPDFAYLMLMTDGIYDPKFVVEANLEKLDTWKAFLADLNGNNPENVALPLGAHSPESAGRLSAWMDFWSPGNHDDRTLMIIS; from the coding sequence ATGTCAAAAAAATATATCCGCGAACTGTTTGCCGCTAAAAATATTACCATTGCCGGCAGCAAACAACACCTGTTCGATGCCTTTGTAGATGATGAACAACATCAGCAAATAGCCAGGCAGATACTGGAAAACCAACAACGACTCATGGACATATGGCAGTATAAAAACAGACTGGCTGATATCCAGCAACAACCGGTCACCATCCCGAATGCTACCGTGGGCAAGCCATACCAGGCTACGCTCGATTTCCGGCAGCTGAACTGGTCCGACGTTACATGGACAGCCATCGAAGGGCTGGAAGAATACGGGCTGCAATACGATCCCGCCACCGGCGGGATACAGGGTGTTCCCGTGAAAAGCGGCGATATCCGCCTGAAACTGCAGTTCCGCCTCGCCGGCGGCGATACCAGCGCAGCAGCCCACGAAAAAGTGCTGCCGCTGGTCATCAACCCCGACCCCCGCTCACTCTGGAAAAGCATTCCCAGCGATATGGCCGGCCCCTTCTGGAAAGCAGATGATGTCGCCGAATTCGCCCCGCTGGGCGACCGCTTCGTGACCGTCGCCTCCAAACGCGGACGCTCCCACGCCAACGTAGGCTCTTTCCGGGACGACGACTACGCCTTCCGGCACCTGGAACCCTCCGGCTGGAGCGTGCTGGCCGTATCAGACGGCGCCGGCAGCGCCAGACTGTCCCGCGAAGGCTCCCGGCTGGCCTGCACCGGCATCATAGACTATTTTGAACAGTTCTTTAAGACCGCGCCCACAGCCGACATCGATGCCCTTTTCGGAGAACATGCCGCTGGTACCGGTACCGATACACAAAAGAAAATCAACCGCCTCGTGTATGACACACTGGGCAAGGCTGCCTTCGCGGTACATAAAAAACTGGAAGAATTTGCCGCCGCTCAACAGGTTTCCATAAAAGATCTGCATTCCACCCTTATATTTGTGCTGCTGAAAAAGTATGCATTTGGCTATGTCATCATGAGCTTCGGGGTAGGAGACTGCCCCATCGGACTGTTGAACAAGGACTGTTCCGCTGTCACGCTGATGAACCGGCTTGACGTAGGAGAATTCGGAGGCGGCACGCGGTTCATTACCATGCCTGAAATCTTTACGAGCGACAAATTCCCTACCCGCTTCGGTTTTAAACTGGTCCCGGACTTCGCTTATCTCATGCTGATGACCGACGGTATCTACGATCCCAAATTCGTGGTGGAAGCTAACCTGGAGAAACTGGACACGTGGAAAGCGTTTCTGGCGGACCTGAACGGCAACAACCCGGAAAACGTGGCCCTGCCACTGGGAGCGCACTCCCCGGAAAGCGCCGGCCGCCTGTCGGCCTGGATGGATTTCTGGAGCCCCGGCAATCACGACGACAGGACCCTGATGATCATCAGTTAA